A region from the Enterobacter roggenkampii genome encodes:
- the yebS gene encoding membrane integrity lipid transport subunit YebS has product MALKTTKITPTRKITVHTVSEALPRAHYQRCPQCDTLFMLPKMKSHQSAFCPRCDAKIRDGRDWSLTRLAAMAVTMLLLMPFAWSEPLLKLYLLGVRIDANVLQGIWQMTRQGDPITAAMVLFCTVGAPLVLVAAIAYLWFGNILGMNLRPVLLMLDKLKEWVMLDIYLVGVGVASIKVQDYAFLQPGVGLFAFICLVLLSILTLIHLNVEQLWERFYPQRPATRPDENLRVCLGCHYTGLPDTRGRCPRCHIPLRLRRNNSLQKCWAALIASLVFLIPANMLPISIIYVNGGRQEDTILSGIISLAHSNVGVAAIVFIASILVPFTKVVVMITLLISIHLKCEQGLRTRILLLRFVTWIGRWSMLDLFVISLMMSLINRDQLLAFTMGPAAFYFGSAVILTILAVEWLDSRLLWDAHESGNPRFAD; this is encoded by the coding sequence ATGGCCTTAAAAACAACCAAAATTACGCCGACGAGAAAGATAACTGTCCATACTGTAAGCGAAGCTTTGCCTCGTGCACATTATCAGCGTTGCCCCCAGTGCGATACGCTTTTTATGTTGCCGAAGATGAAATCGCACCAAAGTGCCTTCTGCCCCCGCTGTGACGCCAAAATTCGCGATGGCCGCGACTGGTCGTTGACCCGCCTCGCCGCCATGGCCGTTACCATGCTGCTGCTGATGCCCTTCGCCTGGAGTGAGCCGCTGCTAAAACTCTACCTGCTCGGCGTGCGCATTGACGCCAACGTGCTGCAGGGCATCTGGCAGATGACCCGTCAGGGCGATCCCATCACCGCCGCGATGGTGCTGTTCTGCACCGTCGGCGCACCCCTGGTGCTGGTTGCCGCCATTGCCTATCTCTGGTTTGGCAACATTCTTGGCATGAACCTTCGCCCGGTGCTGCTGATGCTGGACAAGCTCAAAGAGTGGGTGATGCTGGATATTTATCTGGTGGGCGTGGGGGTTGCGTCAATAAAGGTGCAGGACTACGCCTTTTTGCAGCCCGGCGTCGGACTCTTTGCCTTCATCTGTCTGGTATTGCTGAGCATCCTGACGCTGATCCACCTGAACGTTGAGCAGCTCTGGGAGCGATTCTACCCTCAGCGCCCCGCCACGCGTCCCGATGAAAATCTGCGCGTCTGTCTGGGTTGCCACTATACCGGGTTGCCCGACACGCGCGGACGCTGCCCGCGGTGCCACATTCCGTTGAGACTGCGGCGCAATAACAGCCTGCAAAAATGCTGGGCGGCGCTGATCGCCTCCCTGGTGTTTCTGATCCCCGCCAATATGCTGCCGATTTCCATCATTTACGTGAATGGTGGACGTCAGGAGGATACTATCCTCTCCGGGATTATCTCCCTTGCGCACAGCAATGTCGGGGTGGCGGCAATCGTCTTTATTGCCAGTATCCTGGTTCCCTTTACCAAAGTGGTGGTGATGATTACCCTGCTCATCAGCATTCACTTAAAGTGTGAACAAGGTTTACGGACCCGCATTTTGCTTCTGCGATTCGTCACCTGGATTGGCCGCTGGTCAATGTTAGATCTGTTCGTGATTTCGCTGATGATGTCGCTCATCAATCGCGATCAGTTACTTGCTTTTACAATGGGACCCGCGGCTTTTTATTTCGGCTCTGCGGTGATATTGACTATTCTTGCTGTGGAATGGCTGGATAGCCGCTTACTTTGGGATGCACATGAGTCAGGAAACCCCCGCTTCGCCGACTGA
- a CDS encoding PqiB family protein, with product MSQETPASPTEARIKTKRRISPFWLLPVIALMIAGWLIWTSYEDRGSTVTIDFQTADGIVAGRTPVRFQGVEVGTVQDISLGKGLNKIQVRVSIKSDMQDALRSETQFWLVTPKASLAGVSGLDALVGGNYIGMMPGKGEPQDHFVALDTQPKYRLNNGDLMIHLQAPDLGSLNSGSLVYFRKIPVGRVYDYAINPNKQGVTIDVLIERRFTNLVKKGSRFWNVSGVDADLSLSGAKVKLESLAALVNGAIAFDSPENSSPATADDTFGLYADLAHSQRGVIVKLALPDAKGLKAGSTPLMYQGLQVGQLTKMTLNPGGSVTGEMTVDPSVVDLLREKTRIEMRSPKISLNDTSLSTLLTGNTFELIPGEGQPSNSFVIAPADKALLQKPGVVTVTLNAPESYGIEAGQPLILHGVQVGQVLERKLSADGVQFSVAIDPQYRDLVHGDSKFVVNSRVDVKVGLDGVEFLGASASEWVNGGIRILPGDKGPVRDSYPLYANLEKAIENSLSDLPTTTLTLSAETLPDVQAGSVVLYRKFEVGEVITVRPRADAFDIELHIKPEYRKLLTPNSVFWAEGGAKVQLNGNGLTVQASPLSRALRGAISFDNLSGAGANLRKGDKRILFPSETAARAVGGQITLHAFDAGKLAEGMPIRYLGIDIGQIQKLTLITSRNEVQATAVLYPEYVQTFARAGSRFSVVTPQISAAGVEHLDTILQPYINVEPGQGNARRDFELQEATITDSRYLGGLSIVVEVPEAGSLSIGTPVLFRGIEVGTVTGLTLGTLSDRVMVALRISERYQHLVRNNSVFWLASGYSLDFGLTGGVVKTGTFNQFIRGGIAFATPPGTPLAPKAQPGKHFLLLESEPKEWREWGTALPR from the coding sequence ATGAGTCAGGAAACCCCCGCTTCGCCGACTGAAGCGAGAATTAAAACAAAACGCCGCATTTCGCCATTCTGGTTGCTGCCCGTCATCGCCCTGATGATTGCAGGCTGGCTTATCTGGACAAGCTATGAGGATCGCGGCAGTACCGTCACCATTGATTTCCAGACCGCCGACGGCATCGTCGCCGGGCGAACCCCCGTTCGCTTCCAGGGGGTTGAAGTGGGTACGGTTCAGGATATCTCCCTTGGAAAAGGGCTGAACAAGATTCAGGTGCGGGTCAGCATTAAATCTGACATGCAGGATGCCCTGCGCAGCGAAACGCAGTTCTGGCTGGTGACGCCAAAAGCCTCGCTGGCCGGTGTTTCCGGTCTGGATGCGCTCGTCGGCGGTAACTATATCGGCATGATGCCCGGCAAAGGCGAACCGCAGGATCACTTTGTGGCTCTGGATACGCAGCCCAAATACCGCCTCAATAACGGCGATTTGATGATTCATCTCCAGGCGCCGGACCTCGGTTCCCTGAACAGCGGCTCCCTGGTCTATTTTCGTAAGATCCCGGTTGGCCGCGTGTACGATTATGCGATTAACCCGAATAAACAGGGCGTCACCATTGATGTGCTGATCGAGCGCCGCTTCACCAATCTGGTGAAAAAGGGCAGCCGCTTCTGGAACGTGTCCGGCGTGGATGCCGACCTCAGCCTGAGCGGTGCAAAAGTGAAGCTGGAGAGTCTGGCCGCACTGGTGAACGGCGCCATCGCCTTTGACTCCCCGGAAAACTCAAGCCCTGCCACGGCTGATGACACGTTCGGATTGTACGCCGATCTGGCGCACAGCCAGCGCGGCGTGATTGTTAAACTCGCCCTTCCCGATGCTAAAGGACTAAAAGCGGGTTCAACGCCGCTGATGTATCAGGGTCTGCAGGTCGGCCAGCTCACCAAAATGACGCTCAACCCGGGCGGATCGGTCACTGGCGAAATGACGGTCGATCCGAGCGTGGTCGATCTCCTGCGCGAGAAAACACGCATCGAAATGCGCAGTCCAAAGATCTCCCTGAACGATACCAGCCTCAGCACGCTGCTGACCGGCAATACCTTTGAGCTGATCCCCGGGGAAGGTCAGCCCAGCAATAGCTTCGTGATTGCCCCGGCGGATAAAGCCCTGCTGCAAAAGCCGGGCGTCGTGACGGTTACGCTCAATGCGCCAGAAAGCTATGGCATTGAAGCCGGTCAGCCGTTGATTTTACACGGCGTGCAGGTGGGACAGGTGCTGGAGCGCAAGCTCTCCGCGGATGGGGTGCAATTCTCCGTTGCCATCGACCCGCAATACAGAGACCTGGTACATGGCGACAGTAAATTCGTGGTGAACAGTCGCGTCGACGTGAAGGTAGGACTGGACGGCGTGGAGTTTCTCGGCGCCAGCGCCAGCGAATGGGTGAACGGCGGCATCCGTATTTTGCCGGGGGATAAAGGTCCCGTGCGCGACAGCTACCCGCTGTATGCCAACCTTGAGAAAGCGATTGAAAACAGCCTGAGCGATCTTCCTACCACCACGCTGACGTTAAGCGCCGAGACCCTGCCGGACGTTCAGGCGGGCTCCGTGGTGCTGTATCGCAAGTTTGAGGTCGGGGAAGTGATCACCGTTCGCCCGCGTGCCGACGCCTTTGATATCGAACTGCACATCAAGCCGGAGTACCGTAAGCTGCTGACGCCGAACAGCGTCTTCTGGGCTGAAGGCGGCGCGAAAGTGCAGCTGAACGGTAACGGACTGACCGTACAGGCCTCTCCGCTGTCACGCGCGCTGCGCGGGGCGATTAGCTTCGATAACCTCAGCGGAGCGGGCGCGAACCTGCGTAAAGGCGATAAGCGAATTCTCTTCCCGTCAGAGACCGCCGCCCGCGCAGTGGGCGGGCAGATTACCCTGCACGCGTTTGATGCCGGTAAGCTGGCGGAAGGCATGCCCATCCGCTACCTGGGCATTGATATCGGGCAGATCCAGAAGCTGACGCTGATCACCTCGCGTAACGAGGTGCAGGCTACCGCCGTGCTCTACCCGGAATATGTGCAGACCTTTGCGCGCGCGGGTTCACGCTTCTCGGTGGTCACGCCGCAGATCTCGGCCGCGGGCGTTGAGCATCTCGACACCATTTTGCAGCCGTACATCAACGTGGAGCCAGGCCAGGGCAATGCCCGTCGTGATTTCGAACTGCAGGAAGCCACGATCACCGACTCGCGCTACCTTGGTGGCCTGAGCATCGTGGTGGAAGTGCCGGAAGCCGGCTCGCTGAGCATCGGCACGCCGGTCCTGTTCCGCGGCATAGAGGTCGGTACGGTCACTGGCCTGACGCTCGGGACGCTCTCCGACCGCGTGATGGTGGCGCTACGCATCAGCGAACGCTACCAGCACCTGGTGCGTAATAACTCGGTGTTCTGGCTGGCATCCGGCTACTCGCTGGACTTCGGCCTGACGGGAGGCGTGGTGAAAACCGGGACCTTCAACCAGTTCATTCGCGGTGGTATTGCGTTTGCCACACCGCCGGGGACGCCGCTGGCGCCGAAAGCGCAGCCGGGTAAACATTTCCTGCTGCTCGAAAGCGAACCAAAAGAGTGGCGCGAATGGGGAACCGCCCTGCCGCGTTAA